The genomic region GGGCAATTAGTCGTCGTATATCACGACTGCAACAAGAAGTCAACCAGCTCCAAGCTCATCGATCGCGCTTACGTCAACAGCGCCAACACCAAGAAGTCCCCTCAATCGCCTTAGTTGGCTATACCAATGCTGGTAAATCGACATTGCTAAATGCTTTAACAAATGCTGAAGTCTATACTGCCGACCAGCTATTTGCTACCCTCGACCCGACGACACGCCGTCTAGCGATCGCAGATACAGAGACAGGTACACCGCAAGAGATTGTCTTGACAGATACAGTAGGGTTCATTCACGAACTACCTGCATCGCTGATGGATGCTTTTCGGGCAACATTAGAAGAAGTGACGGAAGCCGATGCTTTACTGCACGTAGTAGATTTATCCCATCCGGCTTGGCAAAGTCAAATTCGTGCTGTGATGGGCATCTTATCAGAAATGCCCGTTACCCCGGGTCCAATTCTGTTGGCACTCAACAAAATCGATCGAGCTGATAGCGACACTCTCGCACTGGCGCAATCTGAGTTTCCCCAAGCAGTATTTATTTCCGCTGAGAACCGTTTGGGATTGGAAACCCTGCGACAGCGGTTGCTTCAGTTAGCTAAATACGCGGTGACAACTGTGTAATTAGTTGACAGGTGACAGTTGACCGTCACCTGTCAACTACTAACTTTTCCACGATACCAAGCGGCAATTTTGTTAGGTGAAACGCCTGATAAATAAGAAATAACTGCGATCTGGTTTTTGAGTGTAGTTTGGCAAACGCCTTGTTTGAGCCAACGGCGGGGGGAGGTAAGCACGAATGTAGGCAGTATAACGATACGCCCTCTGCGTCTCAATTGGCGCATCAATTCAAAGTCCTCCATCATTGGTAAATCGGGAAAGTTGCCCAACTGATGAAATACAGACGATCTTAAAAAAATAGCTTGGTCGCCGTAAGGCATTTGCAGGAGACGCGAGCGCCAATTGACTCCCCATTCAATTAACCGCAAGCTACTTAAAGGCGAATCAATTCTTAAACGAAAAGCTCCCGCGATCGCACTAGGTTTAACCAGTGCAGCCCGTACCATCGCATCAAATCCAAGCGGTAGACGAGTATCGGCATGGAGAAAAAGTAAAATTTCCCCTGTTGCTGTGGCTGCACCAAAATTCATTTGTTTGGCGCGTCCTCTAGGAATAGACAACACTTTTGCTCCCCAACCAGATGCGATCGCCACAGTATCATCTTGGCTGCCACCGTCCACAACAATAACTTCTACATTTGTCCCTGTTTGCGTGCTAGCTAAAGTTGTTTCAATCACCCGCGCTTCATTCACCGCCGGAATAATAATCGAAATCTTCTCTTCCTCGAATCGGGAATCGGGAGTCGGGAGTCGGGAGTCGGGAGTCGGGGAATTTTGAATTTTGAATTGCTTCCCTGTTCCTTTCACGGCGATCTCTGCTCCCAAATATACAGATCTTCTGGGCGATCGACATCTGGTAGTTGGGGTAAGTAAGCAATAGATAAATTCAACCGTTTGGCGATCGCAACTGTTTGAGACAAGACTTCAGGAGATCCCCAATTCACCCCGACAAATAACTCTGGAATAAAGCGGCGTAGACCGAGTAAATAGTAACCGCCATCGACAGCTGGACCAAGAACGAGATCGCAAACCCGATGCAACTGGTCAAAAGCTGCTGCGATCGACTCTGCATTTAATCCAGGGCAGTCAGTGCCGACGATCGCAGCATAGTCAGCACCATCGTGAAATGTAGTGGCAAGCGATCGCGCCATGCGAGTCCCGAGATCTCCCTCTCCTTGGACTGTATAAATTAAGTCATTTCCCAACCACTGCATCATCAAATTTGAGTTTCCACCAGCAAAACAAACTTCTACCCTGACAGAACGTTGTACTTGCAGTCGCTTCACCTGCGTCAGGGTATGCTCGGTCATCTGGCGATGCAATAAAGCTGCTTTTTCTGCACCTAAAGCTGGAATCAGTCTTGTTTTTGTCTTCCCTGGTTCGGGGTAGCGGGTGAAAATAATTAAACTTTCTCGGATAATTCTAGTAGCGTTCACAAAACAAAACTTTACAGTTATCAGTTATCAGTTATCAGTTGTCAGTTATCAGCTATCAGTTGTCAGTTATCAGTGGTGCGTGGTTTTTCTCCCTCAGCTCCCTCAGCTTCCCCAGCTTCCTCAGCTCTCTTCTCTCCCTTGTCCCCCTTGTCCCCCTGCTCCCTGCTCCCTGCTCTCCCTCAGCTCTCTTCCTCCAGCCCCTAGCCCCTAGCCCCTAGCCCCTTGTAAAATGTAACAGCTTCGGTACATTTTAACTGAGAGTATAAATTGCACTGCTATAACACTGCTATAACAATGCACAAAAAAGTTGAAGTCTTACCAGATCTAGCGGCGCTAGTCCAGCGATCGCTCGAACTCACCCTCGCCCAAAAGCACAACGCCATTCAAGCACGGGGACTGTGTACCATCGCCTTATCGGGTGGTAGCACGCCTAAACCTCTCTATGAAGCGATCGCTGCCCAAGCATTACCTTGGGAGAAAGTTCACGTTTTTTGGGGTGACGAACGATACGTTCCTCCCGATAGCCCAGATAGCAATCAGCGGATGGCACGACAAGCTTGGTTAGATAAAGTCAAGATTCCTGCCGAGAATATCCACCCCATGCCCACCAATGCAGCCGATCCTGCTGACGCTGCCCTTCAATACGAAACCCATCTTAAAGAGTTTTTTCAACTAAAATCGGGTGAATTTCCCGCTTTGGATGTAAATTTATTGGGGATGGGAGATGATGGACACACAGCGTCCTTGTTTCCTCATACTGCGGCTTTACAAGTATGCGATCGCATAGTTACAGTTGGGAACAAAGATGGACAGCCTCGGATCACATTTACTATCCCTACTATCAACCAAGCTCGTTGCACCATATTTTTAGTTTCTGGTGCGAACAAGCAAGCGGCATTAGCACAGGTATTTGCATCCGTAGCGGACGATTATACCTATCCTGCACGGTTCGTTCAACCCCAAGGAGAACTTTGGTGGTTGTTGGATCGAGCAGCCGGACAAGGCTTGCAATTACCCGAAGAGTAGCGCTTAAAATCAAAAACTGTTCACAGGGATTGACTTCATGATCGTTTGCCCTAATTGCAATCACCTCAACCCAGAAGGGGCGCAAGCCTGCGAAGCTTGCTACACGCCTCTACCAGCTACTACTAGTTGTCCTAACTGTGGCGCACCCGTACAAACTGATGCAAGGTTCTGCGGACAATGTGGCTACGATCTCAGTGCTGACTTAGCAACTGTCGCCGAAGGAACGCCGCTAGATCTTGGTGATCTACCACCGACTCAACCAAACTTGGCTGTTCCAGAACCGATTGTCGAGGAACCCAGAGTCGAGGAACCCAAAGTCGAGGAACCCAAAGTCGAGGAACCCAGAGTCGAGCCAGCTATAGAGCTAGAATCACCTGCACCTGTAGTGGAAATTATTCATCGCGATCTATCACCGACTCCAGAGCCAGAACCGATAATACCACCAGCGCCGACTCCAGAGCCAGAACCAATCGCAGAATCTCGTAAGAGTAGCAGTATTAACCCTCCTCCCCCGCCAGCACCATTCACACCGCCAACACCAACACCACCACCGCCAGCAGTATCTCAACCCACTCCCATGCCAGCAATGCCCGTGGTTTCGAGTTCCAAAACCCAATTGCAGCAGCAGATTGCCAAGCTCTTTCACGTCCAGACCAATACTCTCATCGAGCTGCCACCAACTCTTTCTGTGGTGCATATTGGTAAGCCTAACGATCGCATTCCTCCAGATGTTGATGTGGCTGGGTTTCCTAATTCCGAAATCGTCTCGCGCATTCATGCCGACATTCGCATTGAAGGAGATGCTTACTACATAGAAGATGTGGGCAGTTCCAACGGAACTTACATCAACAATATGCCCCTTTTACCAGGTAATCGTCACCGTTTGCGGATGGGCGATCGCATTGCTTTAGGTAAGGGAGACTTAGTAACTTTTCTGTTTCAACTTTCATAGCTACTTGTAGCTTATTCTCGATCTGGCTAAAGTGATTACAATTACTCTGCTACATCCTCAAAATGGTACTCCCGTCCAAAATTGGACGTTTGAAACTGAATCTGTTGTCCGCGTCGGACGGGCAACAGACAATCAGGTAATTCTATACAGTGCTGTTGTTTCTCGCTACCATGCCGAATTACATGCGACAAGGGGACAATGGCAGTTAGTGAATTTAGGCGCAAATGGCACTTATATAGATGGTCAACCAATTACAGAATCGATTTCAGTCATAAATGGTACGGTGATTCGACTGGCTAAATCCGGTCCCCAATTACAGATTAAGTTATTGCCATAGCAAGCTGAAGGTGAGCTAGTGTAAGAAGTTAGGCAGACAGCAGAAGTTAAGAAGAGGCACTCCAGCGGGATGTATGTTTGGCTACCTAGTTGAATACGATGCCACAGAAGATATTTTCAACAGCCTCAAGCAAGACTTTACCAAAGAATATGCGAGCGGTTGCTTTGGTTAAGTGACTTACAATGGGAGTTATCTTCAACGACCAATTGCCATGCTGAAGCGTTCTAAGTTCGAGACAACCCAATCTCAAATTATGCACCGTGCGGAGGAGCTGATCGACGCAGCATCGAACCGCTATCGAATTACCGTCCAAGTCGCCAACCGTGCTAAACGTCGCCGTTATGAAGATTTTGATAATGTAGACGATCCGATGATGAAACCAGTCATCCGCGCCATCATTGAGATGTCTGACGAGTTGACTCAACCAGAAATTATCGGTGAATAGCCAATAGAGTAAGTCATGCGTGGCTGGTGGCTAGTGGCTAGATTCTTAGTTTTGGCTCTAGTCACTCTTCACTCTTCACTCTTCACTGACAACTGATAACGGGTGAGTTGCGATCGCCCGTTTTTTGCTATTTATTGCGGTCGCTGAGTAAAATGCTTGAGTTAATCCAATTAAACTCATTGGCTGTGCGATCGCACATTTAAACAATAAATCTCACCTGAGTTATGCGCTCTTTAAAAATAAACCCACCCATACGAAACTTTTGACTTGCTGACATCAGCTATAAAATAAATTGCTTAAATTGCTCGAACGGAAAACTTTCACCCGAAAGAATAAATTTCCCCCTAATTCCTGTTGTAGTGATTAACATGAATGAGGTACTAGAGAATTTGTGACTTGCCTCAAGCGTACATTTTATCCTCTAGGGAGTTAGCAACATGTTTTTGGTTACGGGAGCAACAGGAGGAATTGGCAGGAGGGTGGTGCGATCGCTCCGAGAACGGGGAATGCCCGTGCGTGCTTTTGTGCGTCTGCTATCTCGCTATAGTGAGTTAGAACATCGAGGCGCAGAAATCTTTATCGGCGATCTGCAAGTCGATCGAGATATTCAAAAAGCTTGTCAGGGAGTACAGTACATTGTTAGCGCTCACGGTTCCGATGGCAATGCCTTCGCCCTAGACTACCATGCCAATATTGAGTTGATCGACCGAGCTAAAGAACAGAAAGTACAGCACTTTGTTTTTATCTCTGTCTTAGGAGCAGATCGCGGTTATGAAGATGCACCAGTATTCAAAGCAAAGCGTGCTGTAGAAAAGTATTTGCAAGCAAGCGGAATTAATTATACAATTTTGCGTCCAGCCGGACTTGCCTCTAACCTCCTACCATTGGCAGAAAGATTTCGGCAAACAGGAATTTATTTACTAGTTGGTGATGGCAAAAACCGCACTTCTATTGTTAGTACTGACGATTTAGCACAAATGATTGTTAACTCATTCATGCTTCCAGAAGCGCGTAACCGAACTTTCTCGGTTGGAGGAGCGGAAATATTACAACGGCAAGATGTACCGCACATTCTCGGTAAGATTTTCAATATCGAGCCAATTATTATTAATCCTCCCTTACTTGCGGTAGACGGATTTAGAACTGTAACGGGTTTGTTTAATCCTTCCTTGCAAAAAGCTTTAGGCACTTTCCGCACTTTACTAGACAACGAATTTTTCTGCACTCGCGAAGAAATTACTCAGTTAGAGGAAATCTATCATTTAAAAATGGAAAAGCTAGAGAGTTTTTTACGGCGCTATTTAGCAATCTGAGTGAAAGTCAAAAGTTAAAAGTCAAAAGTTAAAAGGTAAATTGCCGACTCCCAATCTCCCACTCCCACTTCCAACGTCCCTTTCTAGCATCGTTCTAGCAGGGGGTAAAAGTTCGCGGATGGGACGGGATAAAGCTCTACTTCCAGTTGATGGCGTACCGTTGTTGCAAAAAGTGTGCGAAGTAGCAATTGCACTATGCGATCGCGTCTACGTTGTAACTCCTTGGCAAGAGCGCTATCAGCATTTGCTTCCTGTTGGGTGTGAGTTTATTAGAGAGCAGGGAGGGGAGCAGGGAGCAGGGGACAGGGGACAAGGGGACAAGGGGACAAGGGGGACAAGGAAGCAATTCTAGTCACCAGTCACTAGCCGCCAGCAACTCACCAATTACCAATAGCCCTTTAACGGGCTTTGCCCAAGGATTAATTCACGTACAAACGGAGTGGGTGCTGTTACTGGCGTGCGATTTGCCTTGCTTGCAGTTGGAAGTGTTGCAAGATTGGGCGCGCGAACTGGCAGAAATGCCGAAGGAGGCGATCGCGCTACTCCCACGCCATCCTAAAGGCTGGGAGCCTTTGTGCGGTTTCTATCGTCGCAGTTGCCTTACTACCCTGGAAGAGTATATCGAGCAGGGTGGGCGCTCTTTTCAGCGGTGGTTGGCGCAACATCCGGTTCAACCCCTATCCCATTTCGAGCCTTCGATATTATTTAACTGCAATACCCCAGCTGACTATGCAACCGTGTCACAGGGGGATTGAGCGTGAGCGCTTTCGGTTGAGAAATGCCATAACCTTGAGCGTAATCAACTCCTAATTGGCGCAGCTTGTCTAAAATAAACTCATCTTCCACAAATTCAGCGATGGTCTGAATACCCATAACGCTAGCAATTTTAGCGATCGCTGCTACCATTTCAGCAGCGATCGGGTCAGAGACAATTTCCCGTACAAATACCCCATCGATCTTTAAATAATCTACAGGTAAATTTTTCAGATAGGCAAAGCTAGACATGGCGCTACCAAAGTCGTCTAGGGCAAAGCTACAGCCTAGCGCTTTGAGTTGGCGCATTACGGCTGCGGCTTTCGCTAAATTCGTAATGGCTACAGTTTCCGTAACTTCAAAACAAATTAACTGGGGACAAATCTCTGTGAGAGCAAATTGCTCTTGAACAAAAGAAATAAACTGTTCGTCATTTAGCGTTGCACCAGATAGATTAACTGCATAAACATGAGGCAGACGAGCAGTTGAGGACAGCATTAAGTGACGAAACAAAGTTTGAATCACCCAGCGATCGATCCGGTGCATTAAATGGTAGCGTTCGGCAGCAGGAATAAATGCCATCGGCGAGACTAATTTTCCCGTCTCATCCTCCAGCCGCAGCAACACTTCACAGTGATGTGGCAATCCAACGCTGGTCGGAGCGATCGCGGCAATGGGCTGATAGAATAAGCGAAAGCGGTTGTCTTCCAATGCTTGAGGTAGGCGCGTCACCCATTGCATTTCTCCTTGTTGAATGGCAAGTTCGGTGTCGTCGAGTTGGTAGACGTGGACGCGGTTACGCCCTTTGTTTTTGGCAACGTAGCAAGCAGCATCGGCAGCACTTAAGACGCTAGCAACACTAGGAGTATTAATATTGATTTCTACTAGACCAATGCTGACACCAACGGTAAAGGTTTTGTCTTGCCAAACGAAGCGATAGTCGTTGATTTGCTGCCGCAGCAGGCTAGCAATCTGAGTTGCTTGTTCTAAAGGACACGAGTAGAGCAGGATGCCAAATTCATCTCCACCTAAGCGGGCTAGAGTATCGGTTTTACGTAATTGAGTCGGTAGCAAGCTGCTAATATGACGCAGCAGCATATCTCCGGCTGCATGTCCGCAAGTATCGTTGATAATTTTGAATTGATCGAGATCGAGGTA from Chroococcidiopsis sp. SAG 2025 harbors:
- the pgl gene encoding 6-phosphogluconolactonase translates to MHKKVEVLPDLAALVQRSLELTLAQKHNAIQARGLCTIALSGGSTPKPLYEAIAAQALPWEKVHVFWGDERYVPPDSPDSNQRMARQAWLDKVKIPAENIHPMPTNAADPADAALQYETHLKEFFQLKSGEFPALDVNLLGMGDDGHTASLFPHTAALQVCDRIVTVGNKDGQPRITFTIPTINQARCTIFLVSGANKQAALAQVFASVADDYTYPARFVQPQGELWWLLDRAAGQGLQLPEE
- a CDS encoding SDR family oxidoreductase, coding for MFLVTGATGGIGRRVVRSLRERGMPVRAFVRLLSRYSELEHRGAEIFIGDLQVDRDIQKACQGVQYIVSAHGSDGNAFALDYHANIELIDRAKEQKVQHFVFISVLGADRGYEDAPVFKAKRAVEKYLQASGINYTILRPAGLASNLLPLAERFRQTGIYLLVGDGKNRTSIVSTDDLAQMIVNSFMLPEARNRTFSVGGAEILQRQDVPHILGKIFNIEPIIINPPLLAVDGFRTVTGLFNPSLQKALGTFRTLLDNEFFCTREEITQLEEIYHLKMEKLESFLRRYLAI
- a CDS encoding DNA-directed RNA polymerase subunit omega, whose product is MLKRSKFETTQSQIMHRAEELIDAASNRYRITVQVANRAKRRRYEDFDNVDDPMMKPVIRAIIEMSDELTQPEIIGE
- a CDS encoding TIGR04283 family arsenosugar biosynthesis glycosyltransferase, whose product is MSIIIPAVNEARVIETTLASTQTGTNVEVIVVDGGSQDDTVAIASGWGAKVLSIPRGRAKQMNFGAATATGEILLFLHADTRLPLGFDAMVRAALVKPSAIAGAFRLRIDSPLSSLRLIEWGVNWRSRLLQMPYGDQAIFLRSSVFHQLGNFPDLPMMEDFELMRQLRRRGRIVILPTFVLTSPRRWLKQGVCQTTLKNQIAVISYLSGVSPNKIAAWYRGKVSS
- a CDS encoding FHA domain-containing protein gives rise to the protein MITITLLHPQNGTPVQNWTFETESVVRVGRATDNQVILYSAVVSRYHAELHATRGQWQLVNLGANGTYIDGQPITESISVINGTVIRLAKSGPQLQIKLLP
- a CDS encoding TIGR04282 family arsenosugar biosynthesis glycosyltransferase — translated: MNATRIIRESLIIFTRYPEPGKTKTRLIPALGAEKAALLHRQMTEHTLTQVKRLQVQRSVRVEVCFAGGNSNLMMQWLGNDLIYTVQGEGDLGTRMARSLATTFHDGADYAAIVGTDCPGLNAESIAAAFDQLHRVCDLVLGPAVDGGYYLLGLRRFIPELFVGVNWGSPEVLSQTVAIAKRLNLSIAYLPQLPDVDRPEDLYIWEQRSP
- a CDS encoding FHA domain-containing protein, with amino-acid sequence MIVCPNCNHLNPEGAQACEACYTPLPATTSCPNCGAPVQTDARFCGQCGYDLSADLATVAEGTPLDLGDLPPTQPNLAVPEPIVEEPRVEEPKVEEPKVEEPRVEPAIELESPAPVVEIIHRDLSPTPEPEPIIPPAPTPEPEPIAESRKSSSINPPPPPAPFTPPTPTPPPPAVSQPTPMPAMPVVSSSKTQLQQQIAKLFHVQTNTLIELPPTLSVVHIGKPNDRIPPDVDVAGFPNSEIVSRIHADIRIEGDAYYIEDVGSSNGTYINNMPLLPGNRHRLRMGDRIALGKGDLVTFLFQLS